TGCGTCGAGGATCGGCATCAGGTTGCGGCCGGTGAAGTCCCCGTGGGGGAGGAGGTCGACCTTGATCTGTTCCCACGCCTCCCGGTAGTCGCCCGGCAGGGCGGCGGCCCGGGCCTCGAACGCCTTCCATTCCCTGGTGAGATCGCTGCCTGTGATGGTCTCCCAGAAGTTCATCGCCCGTCCTCCTTGAGCTTGTCGATGCGTGATGAGACGTACCGCCATTTCGCCCAGAACCTTGCGAGCTCCTCGCGGCCCGCGTCGTTGAGCGCGTAGAACTTGCGCGGGGGGCCGACCCCAGATGGCCGCTTCGTCACCTGGACGAGTCCGTTCCTCTCCAGCCGCAGCAAGATGGTGTACACCGTCCCCTCGATGACGTCGGTGAAGCCCAGCTCGTTCAGCTGACGGGTGATGGCGTACCCATAGGTTTCCTCGCTGCCGATGATCTCGAGTACGCACCCTTCGAGCGTGCCCTTCAGCATCTCCGTCAGGTCGTCCATCTCAAGCCTTCCTCCTCGGTGTCACCGGTACTGCGTAGTACCGAGTACAGCTATACGGTATCACCGAGTAGTGGAGGGTGCCAGCGATCGGCCAGTCGCGTTCACGGGGTGCCCGGGGCGCAGCCGACTGCGTCGGGATGCGCGCCGCGCAGGTCGCTCCAGGGTGCTCACGTCATGCGTTCAGTTGGGCGCGGATGAGCGAGTCGAGTCGTTCCCATGCCGGGGACGAGGCGTTGACCGTCCCGTGGATGAGGGCGGGGATCTCGAAGTCCGCATCCAGGCCGGGCGGCTCGTTGGACCCGTAGCGCTCCCGGTTCGCCTCGGCGATGCGGCGGGCGAGGTCGTCGAGGCGCGGGTCGTCGGCGCCGAGGTCGTACGCGTGGTCGTAGGCGAGGAAGAGCTGCCGTAGCGTCGGGTCGGCCAAGACGTCGGGCTGATCGTGAAACCGGATTAGATGGGAGGCGACTTCGTCGGGCAGCGGCAGCGGCAGCGGCAGCAGGCGTCCGGCGGCGAGCCGGCGCAGGTGGCCCTGTGTTTCCCGCAGGCTGCGGATGCGTACGGCCACGGTCGTCGGGCGGCACTGCGAGGCGGGCGACATCCTCGCCTCCGACGTCCAACTGCCGGGCGACATCCGCCCCGGCGACCTGCTCGCCGTACCGGTGGCCGGCGCCTACCAGCTGTGGTGACCCTCAGTCGAACTGTGTGGAGGCTGCTCCATGGGACAACCGTCCCGGGGTTCCGTTTCTCCCCGCATGTGGTGCTAGGCAGCGTATTGAGTCGTGATCAATCTGCGGGATTCGTCTGCGCGGCGGGTCGGGGCCCGGTAGGTGTTCCTGCGTGACGCGAGTGCAACTGGCTTATGCGGAGTGGCAGTTCATCGGTCCGTACTTGCCGATCGGTGAGTACGGTCAGCATCGACTCCACCACCGCCCGTGCCCACCACGATGCTGCCGGGATACACCTGGGCCCCGACGTCGTCGTGCTGGGGCGCATCCGGGTCCGCGGGCTGATCAACAGGCGGAAAGCCTCGCGAGGTATCGGCACCCGGTACGGCAAAACCCCAGACAGCCACCTCGCCGGACTCCACCTGCGCGCCTCGATGATCTGGCTCAAGGACCTCACCCGAACCACGTGATGACGCAACTCAATACGCTGCCTAATCCCGTCCGCTCCCTGCGCCGACGCGAGTCGTTCCGTCCCGGCGGAACCGATTCGAGCAGGCGAGCTCCCGGCAACGCTCAGGACACCTGGAGGCCCTGGATCTCGTCAAGGTGGTTCTCGACCCAGTCCCGCAGCTGCCCCAAGGGTTCCGCCACGCTGTGGCCGAGCGCCGTGAGTGCATACTCGACGTGCAGCGGCACCGCCGGGTACACGGTCCGATCGACGAACCCCTTCTCCTCCAAGCGGCGCAGCGTGTTCGTCAGAACCTTCGGGCTGACGCCCTCGAGGCGGCGCAGCAGAGCACCAAAGCGCTGCGGCCCGTCACTCATGGCTCCGATGGCCAGCGCGGACCACTTGTTGGCCAGGAGGTCGAGCACCTCGCGGCACGGGCATTGCGCCGCGTAGACGTCGTGCTGGTCGTGCCGCTCCGACGTGCAGCCCATGACCATGGCTTCCACTCCTCTCTGATACGCCTTCCACCTGGCTACTTCCCATTGGGAAGTAGCCTCCCTTGCAGGTTACTACGCCCCCAGGGGTAGCGTCCTGAACGGGTGACCGGCTTCCTCGTCGGCGCCCCGCCCGGACCCCGGTCAGGAGCCCGGAACGTCGGAAGAAGGACACGATGAGCACCACGAACACCCCGCGCCGGCACCGTGCCCTGCTGGTGATAACCAGCCATGCGCGGCTGGGTGACTCGGGCAGAGCCACCGGCTACACCGTCTCCGAGGCCGCCGACGCATGGAGCGTCTTCGCCGCCGCGGGATGGCAGACGGACGTCACCACCGTGCGCGGCGGTCGTCCCCCGGAAGACGAGTTCGGTGACCCCTCCCGGCCCGGACACGCCGCGTGGGCGGCCGACCCGGTCGTCCAGGCGAAGCTGGACTCGGCGCCGGCCGTCCATGACACCGACCCTGCCGGCTATGACGTCGTCTACTTCGTCGGTGGACACGGCACGATGTGGGACTTCCCCGGCAACGCCCAGTTGTCCAGGCTGGCCGCCCACGTGTATGAGCGGGGCGGCGTGGTGGCCTCGGTCTGCCACGGGGCGTCCGCGCTCACCTCGCTGCGGCTGTCCGACGGTTCGCTGCTCGTAGCGAACCGTCGGATCGCGGCGTTCACGGACAGCGAGGAGCGCGCCATAGGCCTCGACGGCGTCGTTCCCTTCCTGCTGCAGTCCCGGCTGGAGGACCTCGGGGCCGATGTCGTCGCCGCAGGCCTCTGGGAGTACCAGGTCGTCACCGACGGCCGGCTGGTCACCGGGCAGAACCCGGCCAGCGCCGCCGGCGTCGCCGAGCAGGCCGTCGCCGCCGTCGCCGGATGGCAGTGACTCGACGCCGGGCGGCCGCCCCGGGGGACAAGACCACCGTGAGAGGAAGCGGGATGAACGAGATGCCGAACGAGATGATGCGGGCGGTGGCTTACCGCGCCAGCCTGCCGGTCGAGGACGACGAGAGCCTGGTGGACGTCGAGCTGCCCGTGCCGCGGCCCGGCCCGCACGACCTCCTCGTCCGGGTCGAGGCCGTCGCGGTCAACCCGGTCGATTACAAAGTGCGCCGCAACAGCGACCCGGGCGGCCGGCCCAAGGTGCTGGGCTGGGACGCGGCCGGCACCGTCGTCGCGGTCGGCGAACGGGTCGAGCTGTTCACGGTCGGCGACGAGGTCTACTACGCCGGCGCGATCGACCGCCCCGGCACCAACGCCCAGTACCACGTCGTCGACGAGAGCATCGTCGGGCCCAAGCCGGCCACCCTTTCCTTCACCGACGCCGCAGCCCTGCCGTTGACCTCCCTCACCGCCTGGGAGGGCCTTTTCGAACGCCTCGGCCTGGGTGAGGGAGATGCCGGACGCGAGACCGGCACGATGCTGGTGACAGCGGCCGCCGGCGGCGTCGGGGCCATGGTGGCACAACTGGCACGCGCTCTCACCGACCTGACGGTGATCGGTACCGCCTCGCGACCGGAGAGCGCCGAGTTCGCACGCCGCATGGGCGTCACGCACACCGTCGACCACAACCGTCCGTTGCCGCAGCAGGTGGCCGAGGTCGCACCCGGCGGCCTGGATCACATCTTCAGCACGGTCGGAACGGACCGCAGCCTCGCCGCCTACGCGGACATGCTGCGGCCCTTCGGCGGCATCGTAGCCATCGACGACTTCGGCCCCGTGGAGATCGGGCTGCTGAAGTCCAAGAGCATCTCCTTCCACTGGGAGCTGATGTTCACCCGGTCGCTGTACCGGACCGCGGACAGGGTGCGACAGCACCACATCCTCACCCGCGTCGCCGAGCTCGTTGACCGCGGCGCCCTCGCGACGACCGCCACCACGGACCTCGGCACGGTCAACGCAGCCCACCTGCGAGAGGCCCACCGGATCCTGGAATCCGGCACCGCCATCGGCAAGATCACCCTCACCGGATTCTGAACCGACCGACCAGACCCCACCCATCGCGCCGCCCGGCGCCGCCCGACCCCAGGAGAAGGCCATGTCCCCCCAGTCCCACCCGCTCGTCGCCCTCGCTCGTGTACGCGCGAAGCCGGAGCGGCGCGAAGCACTGCGGGAAGTCCTGTCCGCGCTGGTCGAACCGTCCCGCGCCGAGACGGGCTGCTTCGACTACACGCTGTTTGAACTACTTGAGGAGCTCGGCACCTTCTACGTACGCGAGACCTGGGCCGACCAGGAAGCCCTCGACTACCACATGGCCACGCCCCACTTCCAGGCCTTCGCGGCCCGCTTCGCAGACCTCCTCGCGGAACCGATCAGACTGATCCCGCTGCGCGAGGTGACTGTCACCGCAGCAGCCGGCCCGGCCTGAGGGCCGCCCTCGTACGACGCGGGCCGCCGGTCCGCGTCGTACCGTAGGCGGCGGGCGATCACGGACCGTTACCGGACGTAACTCACCGGATCCCAGGCCACCCCCATCCCGCTTCACCCAATCCCCGCAAGCCGAGGAGCTCTCATGCCTCGCATAGTCCCCACCACCTCAGCCGCCCTCCGCTCCTGCGGGATCACCGCGTGCGCCCACCACTACGAGCTCGCCGCCGACATCAAGGCCCCGCGCCTGCTGCGCACCTGGATCACGGCCCGGCTCGCCGGATGGCACCTGCACGGGCTCAGCGACGACCTCACCCTGATCGCGACCGAACTGGCCACCAACGCCGTGCGCCACGGCGGCACCCCAGCCCGGATCACCCTGGCCCTGCGCGATCCCAGCACCGGCCCACGACGAGTGGTACGGCTGGAAGTCGAGGACTCCGGCCCGGGCTTTTCCTACCGCTCCCACACCCGGCCGGTCCCCGTCGAGAACTGCACGGGCCGCGGCCTCTTGCTGGTGGACACGCTGAGCAGCGCCTGGGGCACCGGGCCGACAGCCACCGGACAACTAGTCTGGGCGGAGCTGTGGGCCTGACTCGGCTACTCGCCATCGTGGAGGCCCAGGCCGTGCGCCTCCGCCTCGGCCGCGATCACCCGCAGCTGTTCCTGAAGGCGATTGGCAACCCGCGCCGCGATGCTGCCGACGCCCGACAGTGAGAGGAGGCCAAGGTCCTCAGGCACAGGTGCGGCGCGCGGCGCGGGAGCAGGGGGCGACGAGGGCAGCCGAGCGTGAGGCGTGCCGTCCCGTCTGCGCGAGCTGTTGACTCCTCGAGCACGGCGAACGACGCGTCGCTCAGCTTTGGACGGGACGCCGGGCCACGGGAACGAACTTGGCCCTGACCGGCCGCCAGGCTTGCCGCCACCGCCGGGCCGCCCGGACGCCGATCCGTAACTCCTTCGCGATCTCCGTACTGCCCGTCGGCGAACATCGCGACCGCTTCCATCCGGATCCGCTCACGGAAACGCTTGCCTCTCCGCAGTCAGACCCCCGCCCTGCGGATACCTCATACACGTGGCATGCCGCGACGATCACCGATCGTCAGCCCCTACGACAAGACAACTTGAAAGTCAGTAACGGATGACGTGGCTCTCGATGTGGTCGATCACCGCTGACACGGCGTGTCGGTAGGCGGTGCTCGACCGGCGGACCTGGGACAGCAGCATGCCGCCCTGGATGGCGGCCATCAAGGCGGTGGCGAGCGCGGCCACGTCCGCGTTCTCGCTCAGCTCTCCGCGCGCCTGCATGCGCGCGAGTCCCGACCTGATCGGGCCTTCCCACCGATCGAACGCCGCGACGAGGACCATCCGCGCCGCCTGATCGCCGTCGGCGAGTTCGCTGGCGAGCGAGCCGATCTCACAGCCGCCCTCGCATCCCAGGGCGTCCTGCCGATCCCCTGCCGTGTCGCACCACGCGCGAAGGGCCTCGATGCTGTCCAGGCTG
This region of Streptomyces sp. NBC_00513 genomic DNA includes:
- a CDS encoding PadR family transcriptional regulator, which produces MDDLTEMLKGTLEGCVLEIIGSEETYGYAITRQLNELGFTDVIEGTVYTILLRLERNGLVQVTKRPSGVGPPRKFYALNDAGREELARFWAKWRYVSSRIDKLKEDGR
- a CDS encoding MerR family transcriptional regulator, giving the protein MAVRIRSLRETQGHLRRLAAGRLLPLPLPLPDEVASHLIRFHDQPDVLADPTLRQLFLAYDHAYDLGADDPRLDDLARRIAEANRERYGSNEPPGLDADFEIPALIHGTVNASSPAWERLDSLIRAQLNA
- a CDS encoding helix-turn-helix domain-containing protein, yielding MVMGCTSERHDQHDVYAAQCPCREVLDLLANKWSALAIGAMSDGPQRFGALLRRLEGVSPKVLTNTLRRLEEKGFVDRTVYPAVPLHVEYALTALGHSVAEPLGQLRDWVENHLDEIQGLQVS
- a CDS encoding type 1 glutamine amidotransferase domain-containing protein, with translation MSTTNTPRRHRALLVITSHARLGDSGRATGYTVSEAADAWSVFAAAGWQTDVTTVRGGRPPEDEFGDPSRPGHAAWAADPVVQAKLDSAPAVHDTDPAGYDVVYFVGGHGTMWDFPGNAQLSRLAAHVYERGGVVASVCHGASALTSLRLSDGSLLVANRRIAAFTDSEERAIGLDGVVPFLLQSRLEDLGADVVAAGLWEYQVVTDGRLVTGQNPASAAGVAEQAVAAVAGWQ
- a CDS encoding zinc-binding alcohol dehydrogenase family protein, which produces MPNEMMRAVAYRASLPVEDDESLVDVELPVPRPGPHDLLVRVEAVAVNPVDYKVRRNSDPGGRPKVLGWDAAGTVVAVGERVELFTVGDEVYYAGAIDRPGTNAQYHVVDESIVGPKPATLSFTDAAALPLTSLTAWEGLFERLGLGEGDAGRETGTMLVTAAAGGVGAMVAQLARALTDLTVIGTASRPESAEFARRMGVTHTVDHNRPLPQQVAEVAPGGLDHIFSTVGTDRSLAAYADMLRPFGGIVAIDDFGPVEIGLLKSKSISFHWELMFTRSLYRTADRVRQHHILTRVAELVDRGALATTATTDLGTVNAAHLREAHRILESGTAIGKITLTGF
- a CDS encoding putative quinol monooxygenase gives rise to the protein MSPQSHPLVALARVRAKPERREALREVLSALVEPSRAETGCFDYTLFELLEELGTFYVRETWADQEALDYHMATPHFQAFAARFADLLAEPIRLIPLREVTVTAAAGPA
- a CDS encoding ATP-binding protein; this translates as MPRIVPTTSAALRSCGITACAHHYELAADIKAPRLLRTWITARLAGWHLHGLSDDLTLIATELATNAVRHGGTPARITLALRDPSTGPRRVVRLEVEDSGPGFSYRSHTRPVPVENCTGRGLLLVDTLSSAWGTGPTATGQLVWAELWA
- a CDS encoding TetR/AcrR family transcriptional regulator, giving the protein MSTPLEAKEPEKRRLTKAGRRTRERIVETAAELMFHRGAGGTSIPDIQAAAGVSASQIYHYFGDKQGLVLAVIDHQTDSKLVRQRPLLDSLDSIEALRAWCDTAGDRQDALGCEGGCEIGSLASELADGDQAARMVLVAAFDRWEGPIRSGLARMQARGELSENADVAALATALMAAIQGGMLLSQVRRSSTAYRHAVSAVIDHIESHVIRY